From one Verrucomicrobiota bacterium genomic stretch:
- a CDS encoding glycogen/starch/alpha-glucan phosphorylase — MAKNMSVTKAKTKNSKAKNGFHFNTDDTVDGLKTSILNHLKYTLARDLNSAGNRDYWVSTCMAVRDRILERMIITQETHYEKDVRRVYYLSLEYLMGRLLNNNLFNTGLEGQARQALQELGYNLDEIREEEPDMGLGNGGLGRLAACFLDSLASLDYPAIGYGIHYEYGLFRQEFVNGHQVEHPDNWLQFANPWEVVRPEYSMEVNLYGRVETHFDNFGNPTSVWVNPKTMVGVPFDIPICGYGAETVNFLRLWACKSSEEFDLDTFNQGGYVEAVQEKAVSETISKVLYPNDSTESGKELRLVQQYFFVCCSLQDIIRRYKLSHSGWAQFSDKAAIQLNDTHPALAIVELLRILLDEEKMEWSQAWDIIVKTFGYTNHTLLPEALEKWSVPLLKKVLPRHLMLIYDINQWFLDIEVEAKWPGNDAKKSAVSIIEEGDVQMIRMAHLSVIGSHSTNGVAALHTDLLKKNILKDFFELYPDRFNNKTNGITPRRWLLACNPRLSNLISEKIGKDWPSDLDRLQKLGPFAKDPDFQKKFMEIKRENKVELAAIIKRLCHIDVNPDALFDVQIKRLHEYKRQHLNLLHILTLYYRILHDPDYDMVPRVFIFGAKAAPGYYLAKTIIKAINSVGKVINNDPRVKDRIKVVFIPNYGVSLSEKIIPASDLSEQISTAGKEASGTGNMKLALNGSLTIGTLDGANVEILEEVGEENIFIFGLTVEGVEALRKKGYNPYDPYYKNQELRNIVDWLGSDSFTPHEPGVLSPLRHSLLDGGDPFLVMADYEAYLSAQKEVDKAFRDKERWARMAVLNTARVGKFSSDRTIHQYSKEIWNLEPVKIS, encoded by the coding sequence ATGGCAAAGAATATGAGTGTCACCAAGGCAAAAACTAAAAATAGCAAAGCCAAGAACGGATTTCATTTTAATACGGATGATACGGTGGATGGTCTGAAAACCTCCATACTAAATCATCTCAAATATACTTTGGCGCGCGATCTAAACAGCGCAGGGAATCGTGATTACTGGGTTTCCACCTGCATGGCTGTGCGGGACCGGATTCTTGAGCGTATGATCATTACGCAGGAGACGCATTACGAAAAAGATGTTCGGCGTGTATATTACCTATCCCTCGAGTATTTGATGGGGCGCCTGTTGAACAACAATTTGTTCAATACCGGTTTGGAAGGTCAAGCACGCCAGGCGTTGCAGGAGTTGGGATACAATCTGGATGAAATTCGTGAAGAGGAACCCGACATGGGTCTCGGCAATGGTGGCCTCGGTCGCTTAGCCGCGTGTTTTTTAGATTCGTTGGCGAGCCTGGATTATCCAGCCATTGGTTACGGTATTCACTACGAGTATGGGCTTTTTCGGCAGGAGTTTGTAAACGGTCACCAGGTGGAGCATCCAGATAATTGGTTGCAGTTTGCGAATCCATGGGAAGTCGTTCGCCCTGAGTATTCCATGGAAGTAAATTTGTACGGTCGAGTAGAGACGCATTTTGACAATTTTGGAAATCCCACTTCTGTTTGGGTTAATCCTAAAACGATGGTTGGCGTCCCGTTTGACATTCCCATTTGTGGATACGGGGCGGAAACAGTGAATTTTTTACGACTCTGGGCTTGTAAGTCTTCGGAAGAGTTTGATCTCGATACCTTCAACCAAGGAGGTTACGTGGAAGCAGTTCAGGAGAAGGCAGTGAGCGAAACCATATCCAAAGTGCTCTACCCAAACGATTCTACCGAAAGTGGAAAAGAGCTTCGCTTAGTACAACAGTATTTCTTCGTCTGTTGCTCGTTGCAGGATATCATTCGCAGATATAAATTAAGCCATTCTGGTTGGGCCCAATTCTCAGATAAGGCGGCGATACAGTTGAACGATACACATCCTGCATTGGCTATTGTTGAATTGTTACGTATCCTTTTGGACGAAGAAAAAATGGAGTGGAGTCAGGCTTGGGATATCATTGTTAAAACATTTGGTTACACCAACCACACACTTTTGCCAGAAGCACTCGAAAAGTGGAGTGTTCCTTTACTCAAGAAGGTTTTACCGCGTCACTTAATGTTGATCTACGATATCAATCAATGGTTTCTGGATATCGAAGTGGAGGCAAAATGGCCTGGAAACGATGCTAAAAAATCCGCGGTGTCGATTATCGAAGAAGGCGATGTTCAGATGATTCGAATGGCTCATTTATCCGTGATAGGAAGCCATAGTACGAATGGCGTTGCTGCCCTCCATACAGATCTCTTGAAAAAGAATATTCTCAAAGACTTCTTTGAGCTCTATCCGGACCGCTTCAACAACAAGACCAATGGGATTACACCCCGCCGCTGGTTGTTAGCTTGTAACCCTAGGCTTTCTAACTTGATTTCCGAGAAAATTGGAAAGGATTGGCCATCCGATCTCGATAGGTTACAAAAACTTGGACCGTTCGCTAAAGATCCAGATTTCCAGAAGAAGTTTATGGAAATAAAACGGGAGAACAAGGTCGAGCTGGCAGCTATCATCAAGCGTCTTTGTCATATCGACGTAAACCCGGATGCATTATTCGATGTGCAAATCAAACGCCTGCATGAATACAAACGACAGCATTTGAACTTACTTCATATTCTTACATTGTATTACCGGATACTGCATGATCCGGATTATGATATGGTGCCTCGGGTATTTATTTTCGGAGCAAAGGCTGCACCTGGTTACTACTTGGCCAAGACAATCATTAAAGCCATAAATTCTGTCGGGAAGGTGATTAATAACGACCCCCGCGTTAAGGATCGGATCAAAGTGGTTTTTATTCCCAATTATGGAGTATCGTTGAGTGAAAAAATAATTCCAGCATCCGACTTATCCGAACAGATTTCAACCGCTGGCAAGGAAGCTTCCGGAACTGGAAATATGAAACTTGCCTTGAACGGATCGCTTACGATCGGAACGCTCGATGGGGCAAATGTGGAGATCCTCGAGGAAGTCGGGGAAGAAAACATTTTCATCTTTGGCCTAACTGTTGAAGGGGTAGAAGCTCTCAGAAAAAAAGGATATAATCCCTACGACCCGTACTACAAGAATCAGGAGCTTCGCAATATTGTCGATTGGCTTGGGAGTGACTCGTTCACGCCTCATGAACCAGGAGTTTTATCTCCGCTACGCCACAGTTTACTCGATGGCGGAGATCCATTTCTTGTCATGGCAGACTACGAGGCATACTTAAGTGCGCAGAAGGAAGTTGATAAGGCATTTCGTGACAAGGAAAGGTGGGCACGTATGGCTGTTCTGAATACTGCACGGGTTGGAAAGTTTTCTTCAGATCGCACCATTCACCAATATTCAAAGGAAATATGGAATTTGGAGCCCGTGAAGATCAGTTGA
- a CDS encoding DUF3108 domain-containing protein, with protein MPFSKTRVVLNFPYDKVRMTPLVLAVLFMLPSWVTAEVGDERPFNAGDHFLYDIKWGFFKVGEAELIVEEPGEKDLGDLKFIILVRTTSWADTFYSVRNRIESCTNAQVTQSLSYMKSQSEGGRKREVTVTFDWDNKTAQYKNFDDQLAPISIPEGCHDPFSVLFAFRMGEFALGEHISVPVTDGKKSLKADIVVAGEESIKVKAGQFDCLRVVPDTKDLGGIFSKSKDASMDIWFSNDKHKLIVKMSSAVSVGRFKVELREYVLGDSK; from the coding sequence ATGCCATTCTCCAAAACACGCGTAGTTTTAAATTTCCCCTACGACAAGGTGCGGATGACACCACTGGTGTTGGCGGTGTTGTTCATGTTACCAAGCTGGGTGACCGCCGAGGTAGGAGATGAAAGGCCTTTCAATGCAGGGGACCATTTTCTTTACGATATAAAGTGGGGATTTTTTAAGGTTGGAGAGGCCGAGCTAATAGTTGAAGAACCGGGTGAAAAAGATCTTGGGGATTTAAAGTTTATTATTTTAGTTCGAACGACCTCTTGGGCGGACACTTTTTATAGTGTTCGAAATCGCATCGAAAGCTGTACGAATGCCCAAGTGACCCAATCGCTAAGTTACATGAAAAGTCAGAGCGAAGGTGGTCGAAAGCGTGAAGTAACTGTAACCTTTGATTGGGATAACAAGACCGCTCAGTATAAAAACTTCGATGATCAGTTGGCCCCCATTAGCATACCCGAGGGCTGCCACGATCCATTCTCGGTACTTTTTGCATTCAGGATGGGTGAATTTGCCCTGGGTGAGCATATAAGCGTGCCGGTAACCGATGGGAAAAAAAGCCTGAAAGCAGACATTGTTGTGGCCGGAGAGGAGAGTATTAAAGTTAAGGCAGGGCAGTTTGATTGCCTTCGTGTGGTACCTGATACAAAAGACCTCGGTGGAATTTTCAGCAAAAGCAAAGACGCGTCCATGGACATCTGGTTTTCAAACGACAAACATAAATTGATCGTTAAAATGTCCAGTGCGGTGAGTGTTGGACGCTTTAAAGTTGAGTTAAGGGAGTATGTACTTGGGGATTCTAAGTAG